One part of the Alistipes onderdonkii genome encodes these proteins:
- the cls gene encoding cardiolipin synthase, with translation MQQILTYFFLVVYSITILGIILVIITENRNPLKTLPWIIVLVLAPVVGLVFYFFFGQNLSKQRIISRRTRKRITMQLEEPEHTEGPGIPPRYRPLASLLLNTLHSVPLYGSRIAVYTDGKSKMEALMEEIARARHHIHIQYYILNDDQTGCRLRDALVAKAREGVRVRILYDDVGSRGAKNSFFKGMRDAGIEVYAFLHVKFPLFTSKVNYRNHRKIVVIDGRVGFIGGMNIADRYVRGTQWGTWRDTHFRIEGSGAAGLQASFLSDWSATTKTHISGPDYYPPAGHFTDDILQIAPSGPFGKWRALLQADSYAIARARQRIWIQTPYYLPSDVLNTALHEAALAGIDVHLMLPARSDSKVVDLATHSYLDDMMKAGVKISFYTPGFLHSKLLIIDDMLSVIGSANMDFRSFEHNFEINAFVYDREFASRMAAIFEDDLAHCHTVTPGEWFTRPRTRRVAESLMRVFSPLL, from the coding sequence ATGCAACAAATACTGACATACTTCTTCCTGGTTGTATACTCGATCACGATCCTCGGCATCATTCTGGTCATCATCACCGAAAACCGGAATCCGCTGAAGACCCTGCCGTGGATCATCGTACTGGTACTGGCCCCCGTGGTCGGGCTGGTCTTCTATTTCTTCTTCGGGCAGAACCTCTCCAAGCAGCGCATCATTTCGCGCCGCACCCGCAAGCGCATCACCATGCAGCTCGAAGAGCCCGAACACACCGAAGGCCCCGGCATCCCGCCCCGCTACCGGCCGCTCGCCTCGCTGCTGCTCAATACGCTGCACTCCGTACCGCTCTACGGCAGTCGCATCGCCGTCTATACCGACGGAAAGTCGAAGATGGAGGCGCTGATGGAGGAGATCGCCCGCGCACGGCACCACATCCATATCCAGTATTACATCCTCAACGACGACCAGACGGGTTGCCGCCTGCGGGATGCCCTGGTCGCAAAGGCGCGCGAGGGCGTCCGGGTTCGCATCCTCTACGACGACGTAGGCAGCCGGGGTGCAAAGAACTCCTTTTTCAAAGGGATGCGCGACGCCGGGATCGAAGTATACGCCTTCCTGCACGTCAAATTTCCGCTCTTCACCAGCAAGGTCAATTACCGCAACCACCGCAAGATCGTCGTGATAGACGGCCGCGTCGGATTCATCGGCGGCATGAACATCGCCGACCGCTATGTCCGCGGCACGCAATGGGGCACATGGCGCGACACCCATTTCCGCATCGAAGGCAGCGGTGCCGCCGGGCTCCAGGCCTCGTTTCTGAGCGACTGGTCGGCGACTACGAAAACGCATATTTCGGGGCCGGACTACTACCCGCCCGCCGGACACTTCACCGACGACATCCTGCAAATCGCCCCCAGCGGCCCGTTCGGCAAGTGGCGCGCCCTGCTGCAGGCCGACAGTTACGCCATCGCCCGCGCCCGGCAGCGGATCTGGATCCAAACCCCCTACTACCTGCCTTCGGACGTACTCAACACGGCACTGCACGAGGCTGCGCTCGCAGGCATCGACGTACACCTGATGCTCCCGGCCCGTTCCGACTCGAAAGTCGTCGACCTTGCGACCCACTCCTACCTGGACGACATGATGAAGGCGGGGGTGAAAATTTCGTTCTACACCCCGGGGTTCCTGCACTCCAAACTGCTGATCATCGACGACATGCTCTCGGTGATCGGCTCCGCGAACATGGATTTCCGCAGCTTCGAGCACAATTTCGAGATCAACGCCTTCGTCTACGACCGCGAATTCGCAAGCCGCATGGCCGCCATATTCGAAGACGACCTGGCACACTGCCATACCGTCACCCCCGGCGAATGGTTCACCCGCCCGCGCACCCGCCGCGTCGCGGAATCGCTTATGCGCGTCTTTTCGCCGCTGCTGTAA
- a CDS encoding DUF2059 domain-containing protein: MKKILCLAMCAVFAAALPARAQSDEYRDAVAEMMELTGALRNADVVVTQMIGYLKTSAPSVSEAVWEKIISKFNEKMRARMVDIYVPIYSKYLTLADLRELNALYAKPVMRKAVGATPAIMQESMSAGAALGQEIMTELQRELQAEGYE, translated from the coding sequence ATGAAAAAAATCCTTTGCCTTGCCATGTGCGCCGTGTTTGCCGCGGCGCTGCCTGCCCGTGCGCAGTCGGACGAATACCGCGATGCGGTCGCCGAGATGATGGAGCTGACCGGGGCGCTCCGGAATGCCGATGTGGTCGTGACCCAGATGATCGGGTACCTGAAGACCTCCGCCCCGTCGGTTTCGGAAGCCGTCTGGGAGAAGATAATCTCGAAATTCAATGAGAAGATGCGCGCCCGCATGGTCGATATCTATGTGCCGATCTATTCCAAATACCTGACGCTCGCCGATCTGCGTGAGCTGAATGCCCTTTACGCCAAGCCGGTCATGCGGAAGGCGGTCGGTGCGACCCCTGCGATCATGCAGGAGAGCATGTCCGCCGGTGCGGCGCTGGGACAGGAGATCATGACCGAATTGCAGCGGGAACTGCAGGCCGAAGGATACGAATAG